In Coffea eugenioides isolate CCC68of chromosome 4, Ceug_1.0, whole genome shotgun sequence, the genomic stretch ttctttttaagtgtttttttttggtagtatactttttttttgagaaaaatcttTGTTGAGTCTTAAATGAATATGTAAAATACAAAACtaaattaatataaataatttttaaaaaataatgagTGAGGCTATGCGAGTACTCATTGACCTAATCCTTTTTCGGCAAGTATCTGATAACTGGGTACCCGTTAATATGCAGAGCAGGTGAGAATAAAAACATGACTAATTCGCAACATACGCGTCGGATTAACCAAATAGTGCACGGAGTGGGTGTCCAACCGATACCCACCCCTGTTGGTTCATCTTCGCTACATTTAATTTCCTTCTTTTTGGATCTTTTTAACGAATGTCCAACGAAAACTCACTAATACATTTAAATTACATCTAAATTATCATATGAATTCACACATTAACAATTATTCTcctattttatatttatatttttttttctaatagtattatattttcaaaatataaacaCGTCACATTCATCTTAAAGAACACCCAATGAATATAATATGAACATCTAACATCCATATAAAGAATGTCTAATGAACGCCAGTTAAaacatgcattttttttattcacAAATATTTGACACtccattcattttttaaaattaacatTTGATTTGATTCACCTTATCTAACACTAGTAATTTCATTATTCGTATTCGCATAATTGTTGCATGCCAGCATAGTAGTAACACGTTCACATGCACAATTAAATTTGTTGCCTAAATCGCACTTTGCAAGTTAATCCCTCTGCCTCTGCGTCTCTACCTAGCACCACTGTACAAAATAAGGGATAATATAAGAAAACTCACTtgaggtttctcttaatatcacttgATAGATTTTAACAATATTACTTACCTCCcataataattataaaaagaCTATATTAACTCTCATTTGACACATAGTTTACAACATATCAAATACATGGatctcaaaaataaaaaacaagaaaaggaagtcaccttcttcctttttttctttttctttatcgTTCTCTCTTactcatattttttgaatgactatgcaatattttatttataaattataataaattaaattttgtttatcttttactttttgtgattgtgataaagtgggatgtaatttatttactttttttgaGTTGATTTTTGTAATGATTAGTACAATTTAATAGTTTGAGCAAAGATTATGAAaatgttgaaaaaaataaattcataagaAATCGATTTTTAACATATAGAATTAAATTGATGTAAgtgtatttcttttcaaatatttttatttttcaaatttatatattatggGGTATAGTATTGTGATGTGATAGTACAATAATAGATTATTTTTGAGGTGatgatttttttgaaatgaACAAAGtggtttagaaatatttttatttagcaagtGTAAGGGCAATTtaggatttttaaaaattatgttacacaaataaaaaaagtaaaagggGGTAGCAAGTGATGTTAAGAGAAATCTCagaggaggtttctgatattatcccttcAAATAAATTACCCATTAAAGTACTTACTTGACCACTTGAAATAAAGCTGCCCATCCTTTTCTCCTATAAATGACCCTCCCCTGTGACCAAGAGGAGACCTAAACCAAAAGAATTGCCGGGACACTCCTCTCCACTACTTCTGTTGTCCTTTTTGAAGCCCTGCACGTTTCCTTCTCAGCTTCTCACGAGCCTCAGGCCATGGATGCAATGCTGAGAAATCTTCTTGCTCTCCTCCTCCTTTCACTTCACTTATTAGATCATTCAGGTACAACACATTGTTCTTTGACAAAGAAATTTTGTATCCATTGGACATTTTTCATAAATGTACTGTCTTTTAtcttataaatatattttcttttactaaTGAAAAATGCGCTCTTTCTTGCTTTGAATTCTTGTTTGGGCTGGAAAAATGGTGTGAAACAGTTGAGGTATCAGCTACAACAATGACATTCTATAACAAGTGCAGCCAGCCAGTTTGGCCAGGGATTCAGCCAAGTGCAGGGAAGCCCATTTTAGCGCGTGGTGGTTTCAAGCTTCCACCGAACAGATCATACTCGCTACGCCTCCCAGCAGGATGGTCCGGCCGCTTCTGGGGTCGTCACGGCTGCTCTTTTGATGCCTCTGGCCGTGGCCGTTGCGCCACTGGGGACTGCGGCGGTTCTCTCTTTTGCAATGGCCTTGGTGGGACTCCTCCAGCCACCCTAGCTGAAATCACTCTAGGCAATGACCAAGATTTCTATGATGTTAGCCTTGTTGATGGCTACAATCT encodes the following:
- the LOC113767439 gene encoding thaumatin-like protein, whose product is MDAMLRNLLALLLLSLHLLDHSVEVSATTMTFYNKCSQPVWPGIQPSAGKPILARGGFKLPPNRSYSLRLPAGWSGRFWGRHGCSFDASGRGRCATGDCGGSLFCNGLGGTPPATLAEITLGNDQDFYDVSLVDGYNLAISITPFRGSGKCSYAGCVSDLNMMCPVGLQVRSHDKRSVVACKSACFAFNSPRYCCTGSFGNPQSCKPTAYSKIFKAACPRAYSYAYDDPTSIATCTGGNYLVTFCPHHK